From a single Sphaeramia orbicularis chromosome 4, fSphaOr1.1, whole genome shotgun sequence genomic region:
- the lrrc39 gene encoding leucine-rich repeat-containing protein 39, whose protein sequence is MVGVAVVGVAVGGSVSSIKALWETRIQKIREEEEEQRKRTPRGGASGRLCVGLWEDRAVLARLKQKLQTEDGRLILRIEQEEWKTLPGCLVQLSQVQEWQIHRTGLQKIPSFISSFQNLLVLDLSRNGVTEIPKQIGKLIRLRELLLSYNRVQFVPEDLGLCESLERLDLAMNRDLNQLPDQIRNLSRLHHLDLSMNDFTSLPDCVVDLPALEWLDMGGNRLEELPEDIHRMEQLHTLWLQRNRLERLPVNISRMRNLDTLVLSSNRLKDIPPLMDDMSNLRFVNFRGNPLTLDVTLPCSRTKTDDQNEDEDEDDDREMFGRDFMRFYIREARKRAYAVLNMHCINHEADVPSQ, encoded by the exons ATGGTGGGCGTGGCCGTGGTGGGCGTGGCCGTGGGCGGCTCCGTCAGCTCCATTAAAGCTCTGTGGGAGACGAGGATCCAGAAGatcagagaggaagaggaggagcaaagGAAGAGGACGCCCAGGGGCGGAGCCTCAGGcag GCTCTGTGTGGGGCTGTGGGAGGACCGGGCGGTTCTGGCTCGGCTGAAGCAGAAGCTGCAGACTGAAGACGGACGGCTGATCCTGCGCATCGAACAGGAGGAGTGGAAG ACGCTGCCGGGCTGTCTGGTCCAGCTCAGCCAGGTCCAGGAGTGGCAGATCCACCGGACCGGACTGCAGAAGATCCCCAGTTTCATCTCCAGCTTCCAGAACCTCCTGGTTCTGGATCTGTCACGGAACGGAGTCACAGAGATCCCCAAACAGATCG GGAAGCTGATCCGGCTCAGAGAGCTGCTGCTGAGCTACAACAGAGTCCAGTTTGTCCCAGAAGACCTGGGTCTGTGTGAGAGTCTGGAGAGACTGGACCTGGCCATGAACCGGGACCTGAACCAGCTCCCAGACCAG atCCGGAACCTGTCCCGGCTGCACCACCTGGACCTGTCCATGAACGACTTCACGTCCCTGCCGGACTGTGTGGTGGACCTGCCGGCGCTGGAGTGGTTGGACATGGGAGGGAACCGGCTGGAGGAGCTACCTGAGGACATCCACAG GATGGAACAGCTGCACACGCTGTGGCTCCAGAGGAACCGACTGGAGAGACTGCCAGTGAACATCAGCAGGATGAGGAACCTGGACACCCTGGTCCTCAGCAGCAACCGGCTGAAGGACATCCCCCCACTGATGGATGACATGTCCAACCTCAG GTTTGTGAATTTCCGTGGAAACCCTCTGACTCTGGACGTGACGCTGCCGTGCAGTAGGACAAAGACGGACGACCAGAATGAAGACGAGGATGAGGACGACGACAGGGAGATGTTTGGACGGGACTTCATGCGGTTCTACATCAGAGAGGCCCGAAAGAGGGCGTACGCCGTCCTCAACATGCACTGCATCAACC ATGAAGCTGATGTTCCGTCTCAGTAG